A section of the Spirosoma pollinicola genome encodes:
- a CDS encoding QcrA and Rieske domain-containing protein, whose product MKSNLTTDQMKRGEFLRSLGLSSATLMAFYCMGTTLTSCSKSNDPAPATGTGTGTGTGTGTTGFTGNADASAGAINYTLDLSTTSYSNLKTVGKFAIVGSTIVAKTKDGSLIALSKACTHEGTTVEYRAAQDDIYCTNHGSEYSLTGAVDVGPATRALTQYKTTLSADGNTLTVKA is encoded by the coding sequence ATGAAAAGCAACCTAACAACTGATCAAATGAAGCGCGGTGAATTTCTGCGTAGCCTGGGCCTGAGCAGCGCAACCTTAATGGCGTTTTACTGCATGGGAACAACGCTCACATCCTGTTCGAAAAGTAACGATCCGGCACCGGCTACCGGAACGGGTACAGGAACCGGTACTGGCACCGGAACAACAGGTTTTACAGGTAATGCAGATGCCTCGGCCGGAGCAATTAATTACACCCTCGATCTCTCAACGACCAGCTATAGCAACCTAAAAACCGTTGGTAAGTTTGCTATCGTGGGGAGCACTATAGTGGCTAAAACGAAAGACGGTTCATTAATCGCGTTATCGAAAGCCTGCACCCACGAAGGAACAACGGTAGAGTATCGCGCAGCTCAGGATGACATCTATTGCACTAACCATGGGTCAGAATATAGCCTGACCGGAGCTGTGGATGTTGGCCCGGCCACCCGGGCACTAACGCAGTATAAAACGACGCTAAGCGCGGATGGGAATACATTAACAGTTAAAGCTTAA
- a CDS encoding YceI family protein → MNKTIKYSCWLAMVILCAFVTPMAKRKLVADKAASTITYSAKHPLHKWDGVSHDVNCAIIYNDETKLPETVAVSLKVASFDSDNNNRDSHAIEVLEGIKYPNVTFVSSDVKAGDNGTLVAKGTLTFHGVAKPATLNATRKDAGGKMTITGEFPVNMSDHNIERPSLMGLKTEDAMILKFNVVFAL, encoded by the coding sequence ATGAACAAGACGATTAAGTATAGCTGCTGGCTGGCTATGGTGATTCTTTGTGCCTTTGTCACCCCTATGGCCAAGCGGAAACTGGTGGCTGATAAAGCCGCATCGACCATCACTTACTCGGCCAAACACCCGCTCCATAAGTGGGATGGCGTAAGTCATGATGTGAACTGCGCCATTATTTACAATGACGAGACCAAACTACCCGAAACGGTAGCTGTGTCATTAAAAGTGGCCTCATTCGATAGTGATAACAATAACCGCGATTCGCACGCTATTGAGGTGCTCGAAGGTATCAAATACCCGAATGTAACCTTCGTGAGCTCAGATGTGAAAGCGGGGGATAATGGAACGTTGGTCGCTAAAGGTACGCTAACATTTCATGGGGTAGCCAAGCCCGCAACGCTCAACGCAACGCGTAAGGATGCGGGTGGTAAAATGACGATTACGGGCGAGTTTCCTGTAAACATGAGCGACCATAACATCGAACGACCATCATTGATGGGCCTAAAAACCGAAGATGCTATGATTCTTAAGTTCAATGTGGTATTTGCTTTGTGA